The following coding sequences lie in one Eubacterium ventriosum genomic window:
- the trhA gene encoding PAQR family membrane homeostasis protein TrhA, producing the protein MKQRIKLADRQLPNYSKGEEIFNMVSHIVGAALGIAALVLCIIVSAKHHSGIGVVSSCIYGVTLIVLYTMSSVYHGLRPGMGKKVMQVLDHCTIYFLIAGSYTPILLVPMRAKYPVLAWSLFGLVWGCAIIACTLTAIDLKKYSVFSMICYLAMGWVIIIFIKPTIEVMGTGGVILLVAGGIAYTVGSILYGLGSSHKWMHSIFHLFILAGSILHFFAIILYAL; encoded by the coding sequence ATGAAGCAAAGAATTAAATTAGCTGACAGACAGCTTCCTAATTATTCTAAAGGTGAAGAAATTTTTAATATGGTTTCCCATATCGTTGGTGCGGCTTTAGGTATTGCAGCTCTTGTGCTTTGCATTATTGTTTCGGCCAAGCATCACAGTGGAATCGGCGTTGTTTCCAGTTGCATTTATGGGGTAACTTTAATTGTTTTATATACAATGTCCAGTGTTTATCATGGTTTAAGACCGGGAATGGGTAAGAAGGTTATGCAGGTTCTTGACCACTGCACCATTTATTTTCTTATTGCAGGAAGTTACACACCAATACTTCTTGTTCCAATGAGAGCCAAATATCCCGTTTTGGCATGGTCTTTATTTGGCTTAGTTTGGGGTTGTGCAATTATTGCCTGTACCCTTACTGCAATTGACTTAAAGAAATACAGCGTATTTTCTATGATTTGCTACCTTGCCATGGGATGGGTTATTATTATTTTCATAAAACCTACCATTGAAGTTATGGGCACAGGTGGCGTTATCTTACTTGTTGCCGGAGGCATTGCCTACACTGTAGGCTCTATTCTTTACGGACTTGGAAGCAGTCATAAATGGATGCATTCTATTTTCCATTTGTTTATTCTTGCAGGAAGTATATTACATTTTTTTGCAATAATACTTTATGCCCTTTAA
- a CDS encoding deoxycytidylate deaminase: MASSKRKDYISWDEYFMGVASLAALRSKDPNTQVGACIVSDDNKILSMGYNGLPVGCSDDEFPWNRESDDPYDNKYFYTTHSELNAILNYRGGSLEGAKIYVTLFPCNECAKAIIQCGIKKVIYGDDKYGDTSSVKASKRMMAAAGVEYIPYEKSGKEIKIKL; this comes from the coding sequence ATGGCTAGTAGTAAGAGAAAGGATTACATTTCATGGGATGAGTATTTTATGGGAGTTGCATCTTTGGCGGCACTAAGGTCAAAGGATCCAAATACTCAGGTGGGAGCATGCATAGTAAGTGACGATAACAAAATTTTGTCAATGGGCTATAACGGGCTTCCGGTAGGTTGTAGCGATGATGAATTTCCATGGAATAGAGAAAGCGACGATCCATATGACAATAAATATTTTTACACAACTCACAGCGAATTAAATGCCATTTTGAATTATAGAGGCGGCAGTCTTGAAGGAGCAAAGATTTATGTAACTTTGTTTCCTTGTAATGAGTGCGCCAAGGCCATTATTCAGTGTGGCATTAAGAAGGTTATATATGGCGATGATAAATATGGAGATACATCTTCTGTAAAGGCGTCAAAGAGAATGATGGCAGCAGCAGGTGTGGAATATATTCCATATGAGAAATCAGGCAAAGAGATTAAAATAAAGCTTTAG
- the upp gene encoding uracil phosphoribosyltransferase — MGKTFIMDHPLIQHKIGIIRRKETGTKDFRQLISEIAMLITYEATRNLELANQEIETPICKTTVKELGGKKLAIVPILRAGLGMVDGMLAMIPSAKVGHIGLYRDPVTALPHEYYCKLPEDCDKRNVFVVDPMLATGGSAIAAIQMLKEKGVKNITLMCIIAAPEGVKAMEEAHPDVNMYIGALDEKLNEHKYIVPGLGDAGDRIFGTK; from the coding sequence ATGGGAAAGACATTTATAATGGATCATCCATTGATCCAGCACAAGATTGGAATTATTAGAAGAAAAGAAACAGGAACAAAAGATTTTAGACAGTTAATCAGCGAAATTGCAATGCTTATCACATATGAAGCAACAAGAAACTTAGAATTAGCTAACCAGGAAATCGAAACACCGATATGCAAGACAACAGTTAAAGAATTAGGCGGAAAGAAGTTAGCAATCGTACCTATTCTTAGAGCAGGTCTTGGTATGGTAGATGGAATGCTTGCAATGATTCCATCAGCAAAAGTAGGACACATTGGACTTTACAGAGATCCTGTTACAGCATTGCCTCACGAGTACTACTGTAAATTACCTGAAGATTGTGACAAGAGAAACGTATTCGTAGTAGATCCAATGCTTGCAACAGGTGGTTCTGCAATTGCAGCAATTCAGATGCTTAAAGAAAAAGGTGTAAAGAACATTACATTAATGTGCATTATTGCAGCACCTGAAGGCGTAAAAGCAATGGAAGAAGCACATCCTGACGTAAATATGTACATTGGTGCATTAGATGAAAAATTAAATGAACACAAGTACATCGTTCCGGGACTTGGAGATGCAGGAGATAGAATCTTCGGTACAAAATAA